In Juglans microcarpa x Juglans regia isolate MS1-56 chromosome 4S, Jm3101_v1.0, whole genome shotgun sequence, a single window of DNA contains:
- the LOC121262753 gene encoding serine/threonine-protein kinase STY13-like codes for MDLSNGEGVGAVTETEKPLTREGDTTLKESNCREKALGSKGNGVGRISSKDMFFRADKIDFKSWDIQLDRHLSRAWESEVQTRKEEWEIDLSKLNLRYDVAHGTYGIIYRGVYDGQDVAVKILDWGEDGIATAAETAALRASFQQEVAVWHKLDHPNVTKFIGASMGTSNLKIPSKSATSEDHNSLPSKACCVVVEYLTGGTLKKFLIRNVRKKLALKAVIQIALDLSRGLSYLHSKKIVHRDVKTENMLLDAHRTLKIADFGVARVEAQNPRDMTGETGTLGYMAPEVLDGKPYNRKCDVYSFGICLWEIYCCDMPYPNLSFVEVSSAVVRQNLRPEIPRCCPSSLASIMRKCWDANPDKRPDMDEVVTLLEAIDTSKGGGMIPEDQVHGCFCFTTARGP; via the exons ATGGATTTAAGCAATGGTGAAGGAGTTGGAGCTGTTACGGAAACTGAAAAACCCCTTACTCGTGAAGGGGACACAACTTTAAAAGAGTCTAATTGCAGAGAGAAGGCCTTGGGCTCGAAGGGGAATGGTGTGGGAAGAATTAGCAGCAAGGACATGTTTTTCAGAGCAGATAAGATTGATTTCAAGAGCTGGGATATTCAGCTAGACAGGCACTTGAGCAGGGCATGGGAGAGCGAAGTGCAGACGCGAAAGGAAGAGTGGGAAATTGATTTGTCAAAGCTTAATCTTAGATATGATGTAGCTCATGGGACTTATGGGATTATATACCGTGGCGTTTATGATGGACAAGACGTTGCAG TGAAGATATTGGATTGGGGGGAGGACGGTATTGCCACAGCTGCTGAAACTGCTGCTCTTCGGGCGTCGTTTCAGCAAGAAGTTGCTGTTTGGCATAAGCTTGACCATCCAAATGTTACAAAG TTTATCGGAGCTTCAATGGGAACTTCCAATCTTAAAATCCCTTCAAAGAGTGCAACAAGTGAAGATCATAATTCTCTTCCATCCAAGGCTTGTTGTGTCGTTGTTGAGTACCTTACAGGTGGGActttaaagaaatttttaatcAGGAATGTGAGAAAGAAACTTGCCCTTAAGGCTGTGATTCAAATTGCTTTGGATCTCTCTAGAGG GTTGAGTTATCTTCACTCAAAAAAGATAGTACATCGTGATGTTAAAACAGAAAATATGCTGCTAGATGCCCATAGAACTTTGAAAATTGCTGATTTTGGCGTTGCTCGTGTTGAAGCCCAGAACCCAAGGGACATGACCGGGGAAACTGGTACCCTTGGATACATGGCCCCAGAG GTTCTTGATGGCAAGCCTTACAATAGGAAATGTGATGTCTACAGTTTTGGGATATGCTTGTGGGAGATCTATTGTTGTGACATGCCTTACCCTAATCTTAGTTTTGTTGAAGTTTCATCAGCAGTTGTGCGACAg AACTTACGACCAGAAATCCCTAGATGTTGTCCAAGTTCATTGGCGAGCATCATGCGAAAATGTTGGGATGCAAACCCAGATAAGAGACCGGACATGGATGAGGTGGTGACTTTGTTAGAAGCAATAGACACGAGCAAGGGAGGTGGAATGATTCCTGAAGATCAGGTTCATGGCTGTTTCTGTTTCACCACAGCTCGTGGCCCATAG